In one window of Lagopus muta isolate bLagMut1 unplaced genomic scaffold, bLagMut1 primary scaffold_149, whole genome shotgun sequence DNA:
- the LOC125687678 gene encoding uncharacterized protein LOC125687678 isoform X1, with amino-acid sequence MRILGQKWPFLGAGIPFWVQKCQFWVICPHFLSPESHFGVKLSILGSEMPILGPKIPFLGSFCPFFESRIPFWGQKCQFWGKKWPFLGPRIPFWVQKCQFWVICPHFLSPESHFGVKLSILGSEMPILGPKIPFLGSFCPFFESRIPFWGQKCQFWGKKWPFLGPRIPFWVQKCQFWVICPHFLSPESHFGVRNANFGAKMAIFGVKVSILGSEMPILGPKISFLGSFCPFFESRIPFWVQKSHFWGHFAPFLSPESHFGVRNANFGAKMAIFGAWNPILGPKMPILGHLPPFLESRIPFWGQSLHFGVRNANFGSKNLIFGVILSLI; translated from the exons atgcgaattttggggcaaaaatggccatttttgggggctggaatcccattttgggtccaaaaatgccaattttgggtcatttgcccccatttcttgagtccagaatcccattttggggtcaaactctccattttggggtcagaaatgccaattttgggtccaaaaatcccatttttggggtcattttgtcccttttttgagtccagaatcccattttggggtcagaaatgccaattttggggcaaaaaatggccatttttggggcctagaatcccattttgggtccaaaaatgccaattttgggtcatttgcccccatttcttgagtccagaatcccattttggggtcaaactctccattttggggtcagaaatgccaattttgggtccaaaaatcccatttttggggtcattttgtcccttttttgagtccagaatcccattttggggtcagaaatgccaattttggggcaaaaaatggccatttttggggcctagaatcccattttgggtccaaaaatgccaattttgggtcatttgcccccatttcttgagtccagaatcccattttggggtcagaaatgccaattttggggcaaaaatggccatttttggggtcaaagtctccattttggggtcagaaatgccaattttgggtccaaaaatctcatttttggggtcattttgtcccttttttgagtccagaatcccattttgggtccaaaaat ctcatttttggggtcattttgccccttttttgagtccagaatcccattttggggtcagaaatgccaattttggggcaaaaatggccatttttggggcctggaatcccattttgggtccaaaaatgccaattttgggtcatttgcccccatttcttgagtccagaatcccattttggggtcaaagtctccattttggggtcagaaatgccaattttgggtccaaaaatctcatttttggggtcattttgtcccttatttga
- the LOC125687678 gene encoding uncharacterized protein LOC125687678 isoform X2 has protein sequence MRILGQKWPFLGAGIPFWVQKCQFWVICPHFLSPESHFGVKLSILGSEMPILGPKIPFLGSFCPFFESRIPFWGQKCQFWGKKWPFLGPRIPFWVQKCQFWVICPHFLSPESHFGVKLSILGSEMPILGPKIPFLGSFCPFFESRIPFWGQKCQFWGKKWPFLGPRIPFWVQKCQFWVICPHFLSPESHFGVRNANFGAKMAIFGVKVSILGSEMPILGPKISFLGSFCPFFESRIPFWVQKCQFWGKKWPFLGSKSPFWGQKCQFWGQNGHFWGQSLHFGVRNANYGSKNLIFGVISSLF, from the coding sequence atgcgaattttggggcaaaaatggccatttttgggggctggaatcccattttgggtccaaaaatgccaattttgggtcatttgcccccatttcttgagtccagaatcccattttggggtcaaactctccattttggggtcagaaatgccaattttgggtccaaaaatcccatttttggggtcattttgtcccttttttgagtccagaatcccattttggggtcagaaatgccaattttggggcaaaaaatggccatttttggggcctagaatcccattttgggtccaaaaatgccaattttgggtcatttgcccccatttcttgagtccagaatcccattttggggtcaaactctccattttggggtcagaaatgccaattttgggtccaaaaatcccatttttggggtcattttgtcccttttttgagtccagaatcccattttggggtcagaaatgccaattttggggcaaaaaatggccatttttggggcctagaatcccattttgggtccaaaaatgccaattttgggtcatttgcccccatttcttgagtccagaatcccattttggggtcagaaatgccaattttggggcaaaaatggccatttttggggtcaaagtctccattttggggtcagaaatgccaattttgggtccaaaaatctcatttttggggtcattttgtcccttttttgagtccagaatcccattttgggtccaaaaatgccaattttggggcaaaaaatggccatttttggggtcaaagtcaccattttggggtcagaaatgccaattttggggccaaaatggccatttttggggtcaaagtctccattttggggtcagaaatgccaattatgggtccaaaaatctcatttttggggtcatttcatcccttttttga